GATGCAAGATACACACCTTTCTCCGATTTTCCGAGTCGTTGTTGTGGAACTTCTTGGGCCTTGGTAATAATACCTTGGGGTGGCTTGATTACTTGGTACTTGCCACTTAACAAAGATATTCTGCAGATAAACAAATATATGTAGTAGTTACAAAATTACAAATTCAAAAACATACATATCTTATAGATCGAATGATATTTCAGTGGCAGTTTTTCTACTAAAAAAAGAGAGGATAATCCCTTAGCCTCAGCAAGCATCCATTGATGTTGAAGCTCCGAATTCATCCTATCTAGGTCAAATTTCAACCTTAAAGTTATCTGGGAAACGTCATATTTTTAAGGCCTCCCAGCGAACTCACTTAGATCCATCGGATCATGATCTAACGGAAGAGAATTCTCTGCACAGCTTGCCATTTTTTTGTGCGACATGACAATTTTCGCCATCGATCATGACAATTTCTGTAAATTTCACATGGCAATTACTTGAAAACGCATGGCAAGTTTGCGCGTTCGCTGGGAAGACGCTCCCATCGAATGTTCGTCAGATAACGCCGTCCAAtttcgaagagagagagagagagagagagagagagagagagagagagagagagagagaagggtagtACCTCATGACAAAATGGTGGTGCACGTAGAGGTGTCCATGCCAGTAGACGGCGCGTCTTTGGTTCATGGGAGACCAAGGCACGTCGGCGATGGTCCCGAAGGCCTCCCCCTGCCGCCGGAAGGACCTCTCCTCCCACCTGTTAGTCCTGGAGGAGTACACGTGCAGCAGCATCGGCGACGGCGGCCACTCCCACCCCGCCGCCCGTGGTCCCCGGCTCCAAGGAACCTCCGGGACGGCGAACACCTCGTAGTGCGGCGACACGGCGGGATCGAACGCGATGTAGTCGTAGTGGCGGAAGAAGAGCTCCTTGGTGTCGCGGCGGCGCGGCCGCGGCAGCACGGCCCACCGCCGCGCGGCCGGGCTCACCACGTAGCCGcccagcaggaggaggaggccatTGCAGTGGTCCTTGACGAGCACGTCACAGCCCCAGTCGGGAAGGCGCCGGAGGAACTTGGCGGTGGCCACGGACGAGGCCGGCGAGGGGGGGCATGCGAAGAGGTGCGTGAACTCGCGGCCTTGGAAGTTGATGAGGATGCCGGCGAGCGGGAGGCGTGGGGGGTCCATGAGGCGGCGGGCGTCGACGGCGGCGCGCCAGGAGCTGTGCACGCACCGCGCCGCGGCGAGGACGCGCGGAGGGAGGCAGCGGAGGACGTCGGCGAGCAGGTCCTCGGGCAGCTGGTCCATGGCCATGATCGATCTGTGCCGTCCCGTGCTGTATCTGTGCGCTTTTGTGGACGCAGTCCGGATCCCTAACGAGACCGAGAGTCCGAGACCGACGCAATCCGGATGACTCACGATTACTCGTGAGCAGGAAAATTAACTGGCCGGCACACGTTCGCTTCGAGCTGGTGATTTCCTGCGTCGACGGCGGGCGGAAGACCATGCatgcggctgccggagctcagcCACCTCCTGTCCCTGCAGTAGGGTTGCTGCCGCCGGCGATCAAGAGTTCAAGACTGTGTGCATGGTTTTAGGCTCGGCTGGAAGCTCGCTCCACCGCCTTGACGTCTCGCTGACCCCGCCGACGCCAGGGGGCGTGCCACGATCGCCCCTGCCAACGGCTTCGCAAACGACTCCGAGAGGGAGACTGCATCTTCACCGGTATGGTTGTGCCAAATATGCGTGTCCAAGCTCATATATTTGCTGTTTTTGCTATCCAAAGGTCAAATATATGTGTGTCCAAGCTCATGTATGTGTTGTTTTTGGTATCCAAAAGTCAAATATAAGATTGAACAGGCTCATGTATATGCTGTTTTTGGTATCCAAGAGTCAAATATATGTTTGTACAAGCTCATGGATGTGCTCTTCTTGCTATCAAAAAGTCAAATATATGCGTGTCCAAGCTCATGTGTGTGCTATTTTTCTGTGCTAGGCAATGGAGCATGATAAGCAAGCAGAGAAGGAttatgaagaggaggaagagaatgaggaggaagaggatgagtaAGATACTCTGTTTGAGGAGGAAGATTCTCATTTTGATGTCAAAGCACTAAGTGTTATGCTATGCAAAATTGCATTGTTTGGCTGTCAACGTTCAATATTTTTTGCCGTATAAAGTCCAAAGGAGGAGCTGTCCAAAATTCAAAAGCAATGATGCCCAATTCTTTCTTAGTCATATTTGTTCAATTTCTACACTTTCCATAGAAGAAAGCTTATTTTTCATCACTATGATCATTTTTTAAACCATAGACTGCTAGATGTTGCATTTTTAGCAATATAAAGTGCTTCTTTTACAAATTATGGGTTTAATTGCTGTAGAAGATCAAAAATGGTATGTAAAAACAGGTTCTGCTACCTCCCAGATGTTATGGCGCTAGCTGGCTCACGAGCCGGCTCGGTCTGAGAGGAGCCATTGCAAAAAACGAGCCGAGCCACCTAAAGTGGACTCGTTGGCTgagcgagccgagccgagccgagccgctcCAGAGCGAGCCAAAGCCAGGCTCAGATcaagctcggctcggctcggctcgtgtcCAGCCCTAGTTCCAGGCCAGTGGATCAACTGATGCCCAGCCAGAGTGGTGTTCATGGCCAAATCTTCTGGAGATACGCTTTTGAAGTGCTGCCGTTTTGATCCTATTATTAGTTATTACCCTCCTCATCTTAGTTTTTCAGTGCTGTTTGTTCTGTACCATAATCTACGTCTGTCAATGCTATATATGTTGGATTGTATTGAATGCGTTTTGCACTCCCCTACAGCCACACCACAAAATGCAAACGTGATCAAACCAACTTAATCACATCCAAGTGTCCACGTTACAACAATGGTCTACCAATCAGATCAACGGTTCAAATCAAGTGTTTTGCCATTAGACTACCCCAAAACGTCCCCATGCTAGACAACCCAATGATCGTTAGCTCTAGGAAAAAAGACCACGTCCGTGATCTAATCTCACTAAACCGACcaacgccgccggccgccgccactccATGCAGTCTCCCCGATGTCTACGCCCCGGTGGCCACAGTCTTGAGGACACCTCGGCCCACTCCGTCCATTTCATCATTGCCTCCTCCAGATGAGTTGCACTGTCTGCTTCTCCTTTTGCACTCTCTTGCTCTACCACCTTCACATTCGGTACATACTTGATCTATTGTGGGTTGCATCACAGCTGGCTCCTCCATACTTGCATCTTGGCTCCCAAAAGATACTTCCCTTCTTGTAAACACAAATTTGCttacatcatcatcatcttctgcattaTCTGGAGGATACACTACTTGCTAGGAATTGGGTGTGCCACATCTGCATCTTCAGGCTGAACATATCTGCAATTTCTGGCTCATTTGATTTAATCTTGCAACGACTAATCACTAGAGGTAGCTGCCTTATTGGGAAATTGACCACATCATCCTCAGTGAAGTTTGCATTCAAACTGTCATCGTGGTCAAGATATAGACTAAATGAGTAATGGCCAAGTGACACAAATGTAAGCATCCAATCTGTGTCACTATCTCCTTTGATTTCTCTCAACACATTCCTCTTGATTGACATAATGGGAATGCAGTAATAGACCTTGAGCCTGCCTGCCATCTGCCATCCTATCTCCTCAACTAGGTGTTCAATCATGATTGGAGACCAAGTATCTGTATCAACTTCATCATACCATAGTTCATGACCATTGAGATAAGAACAATTGCTACCTTGCCCAAGAAATATCCACATAGTTAAAATGAACTAAAAACTTCTTGCTGCGCTTACTTGCATACATCAAAATAGAGCACAACAAAACAGAGCCTCAGAAACACAGGCAAGCAACCACCTTTGAGCACCAAAAACCCTATTAACACCAAAAACCCTATACCACCACTGTATGATCCAGAATCTACTCAGCCGTTTCTACATCCAACAAAACATAGCGCATATACGTCTTAATCCCCTACAGACAACAAACTTTTCCAACCCAAAACCCTATACACCGAAACCCCCCAAATCTTGGTCCAAAACCCTATCCAAATCTTCAAATTATAGATGGCCATAACTGACTAAAAAACTCAACATCCACAATGCCAAAACCTAAATTTCTATCCTAGATATTATAGCGCAAGAACCATGAGGGCTTACTGTAGTTGGGCTCCGGAGCACCATCGGATCGACAAACAAGCGACATCCCGCCGAAAGAGCTTCAGTGACGAGATGCGGCACGCCTCCGCCGTGACTCTCACCCTTCCCCAAGAACTGGCACCGGAGATGGTGCGCTGCTGCCGACAATTGCCTCCACCCGCCTCTTCCTGCGCCACCTATCCCCTCCTCCCCTTTCATTATGATCAAAGCCGAAGAGATAGGGAGATGGGAGGAATTACAGAGCAAACTAGGGATTTTCTTGTAAAAACATTGGGCAACATCCCGCAACCACCAGCTAGCGCCTCCCACTGGTCAACATGTGGTCAAATCGAGCAACAATGAGTGGCATACGATGaacagtgactgtataatcacgtCTTGTCGTATTCAGTGACCGTATTGGATGTACTTTTAAGTACAGTGACCAAAGCGTGCTTTCTTCGCAAGTTCAAgcaccgccaatgcattttactcctTTTGGAATGATTCAATAAAGGCGGAAGTTGTTGGTTTTCAAAGTATCATATAGATGTGGAGGTAGATTATCTTGGCACGAATGATTACCAATAGAGTAACACGGGACAGAAATGGTGATTACACCCAGGAGGTGGTTAAAACAACGTTATTCCAGATATTCCCAAGAAAGGTGCTGGGGCCAGATGGCTTCCCAGCCCATTTCTTTCAGTGACATTGGGAGTTATGTGGGGCTGATGTCACAACGGTAGTTCTAAGGATTATTAATGGCACTGAATCGGTAGAAAGTATTAACGAGACTATGTTGGTTTTAGTACCAAATGTAAAAAATCCCACCCTTCTGTCACAGTTCATGCCTATTTCATTGTACAATATTTTGTATAAAATTGCTTCGAAAATCATATACAATAGGCTGGAACTAGTGTTGCCAGAGATAATACCAGAAGAATAGTACGCGTTCGCCCCAGGTAGACTTATTACTGATAACATAATCACTGCTTGTGAATGCTTGCACTACATGAAAAGGAATACTACAAAGAAAAACAGAAGTTTGCGCCCTAGCTATATATGATGATGTCATATGATAGGGTGAAGTGGGATTACTTGCAAGCAATAATGTTGAATCCGTGTTTCACAGAGCATTGGGTGCATATTGTCATGAGTATCTTGAGGTCAGTTACATTTTCTATTTTGTTCAATGGCAAGAAACTACAAGAGTTCAAACCTTCACATGGAATTCGATAGGGAGATCCAGTATCACCATATCTATTCCTGATAGTAGAAGAGGGTCTTTTGTGCCTCCTAAAATCTATCAATGAGTCATCCAACTTGACTGGTATTAAGGGTGCGTTTGGATCCCTTGCCGGTTTACCTTGCTAGGCAAAGCTAGGCTTGCCGATGGAGGCTAGCCGATTTGGCTTGCTTGCTCGATAGAACAAAAAGCAGGAAACCGCTGGCAACAAGGCAAGCTAGCTCAGGAACCAAATCCATCGCTCCCTTGCTTGGCCAAGCTAAGAAAGCGCTTGTCGGATAACCAAACACACCCTAGGTGTCCCCTTCGGCGGCGCCGGTTAACCATTTATTATTTGCTGATGACAACCTGCTGTTTTTTAGGCCTAGTGCTGGTGGGCTAATGAGATAAACTAATTGTTGACCACTTATTGCAGAGCTTCATGGCACGGGATAAATTATGACAAATCATCTATTTTCTTCAGCAAAGGGTGTCCAAATAGCATAAGAGAGGAAGTTAAGGGGTTGTTACATGTTCCAAATGATACATTGAGTGCAATGTATTTGTGAATGCCATCGGATGTGGGGTGCTCAAAAAACGATGACTTCAAGTATCTCAAGGACTACCCATGGAGTAGAGTACAAGGATGGATTGAACAAACAATGTCAAGTGGAGGTAAAGAGGTATTAGTGAAGTCAGTTTGTTTATTCTATGTTTTGTTTCAAGTCACCTCGCGGCC
The window above is part of the Triticum aestivum cultivar Chinese Spring chromosome 2A, IWGSC CS RefSeq v2.1, whole genome shotgun sequence genome. Proteins encoded here:
- the LOC123038279 gene encoding uncharacterized protein, which gives rise to MAMDQLPEDLLADVLRCLPPRVLAAARCVHSSWRAAVDARRLMDPPRLPLAGILINFQGREFTHLFACPPSPASSVATAKFLRRLPDWGCDVLVKDHCNGLLLLLGGYVVSPAARRWAVLPRPRRRDTKELFFRHYDYIAFDPAVSPHYEVFAVPEVPWSRGPRAAGWEWPPSPMLLHVYSSRTNRWEERSFRRQGEAFGTIADVPWSPMNQRRAVYWHGHLYVHHHFVMRISLLSGKYQVIKPPQGIITKAQEVPQQRLGKSEKGVYLASIASHRWLQVWILDEAHAPTEWVLKYETDLVLGRVQADLRYNPDAQGSWIIEDVNDNPPRDTSPDYKEQAKQENKDVLGTKDFYILGFHPHEEVLFLSESLQRGMAYHLSSSKFQYLGNMRPTRYHGFSEGYEFLRSSFPYTPCLTTEFPTDN